In Streptomyces sp. P3, one DNA window encodes the following:
- a CDS encoding DUF1707 and FHA domain-containing protein, translating into MTSSFEFNTYPARLSDAERDRALKVLRDGVALGRLSHDTFIRRMELALAARRPDELAVLTADLSEENRFSRVVFGAVEAVSGFTVRLRRAWQAERLPKLLLPHPGTAHALRIGRDPVNGLRLTHESVSRVHAELIRQGGVWVLRDLGSTNGTTVNGRRVIGAAVVREGDQVAFGRTGFRLSAN; encoded by the coding sequence GTGACGTCGTCCTTCGAGTTCAACACGTACCCCGCGCGGTTGTCCGACGCGGAGCGCGACCGGGCGCTGAAGGTGCTGCGCGACGGCGTCGCCCTGGGGCGCCTGTCGCACGACACGTTCATCCGGCGCATGGAGCTGGCCCTCGCCGCCCGACGCCCGGACGAGCTCGCCGTCCTCACCGCCGACCTGTCCGAGGAGAACCGCTTCTCGCGGGTCGTCTTCGGCGCGGTCGAGGCGGTATCCGGCTTCACCGTACGACTGCGCCGCGCCTGGCAGGCCGAGCGGCTGCCCAAGCTGCTGCTGCCGCATCCGGGCACCGCGCACGCGCTGCGCATCGGCCGCGATCCCGTGAACGGTCTGCGGCTGACCCACGAGAGCGTCTCGCGGGTGCACGCCGAACTCATCCGCCAGGGCGGCGTGTGGGTGCTGCGCGACCTCGGCTCCACCAACGGCACGACCGTCAACGGGCGGCGCGTCATCGGCGCGGCCGTGGTCCGCGAGGGCGACCAGGTCGCCTTCGGCCGGACGGGATTCCGTCTCTCGGCGAACTGA
- a CDS encoding aminopeptidase P family protein — MTGTAPAPFTADDYRARMERAAREAADAGLAGLLVAPGPDLVWLTGYAPTAATERLTLLVLAAGRDPVLVVPALEAPDAAKAAGAPVLTLRDWTDGKDPYAATAALLGDRGRFGISDNAWAMHLLALQQALPATSYTSLTESLPMLRAVKDAAELELMAAAGAAADRVFEEIRKVPFGGRRETEVGAELAALLRRFGHSRVDFTIVASGPNGADPHHEVGDRVIEHGDMVVLDFGGLKDGYGSDTSRTVHVGEPTDEERRVHDLVREAQEAGFRAVRPGVACQEVDRAARAVIAAAGYGAYFIHRTGHGIGVTTHEPPYMIEGEERPLVPGMCFSVEPGVYLPGRFGVRIEDIVTVTEDGGRRLNDTTRELVIVD, encoded by the coding sequence ATGACCGGCACCGCCCCCGCGCCCTTCACCGCCGACGACTACCGGGCCCGCATGGAACGCGCCGCGCGGGAGGCCGCCGACGCCGGACTCGCCGGACTGCTCGTGGCGCCCGGACCCGACCTCGTCTGGCTCACCGGCTACGCGCCGACCGCCGCCACCGAACGGCTCACCCTGCTCGTCCTCGCCGCCGGCCGGGACCCGGTCCTCGTCGTGCCCGCCCTCGAGGCCCCCGACGCCGCGAAGGCGGCCGGCGCCCCCGTGCTCACCCTGCGGGACTGGACCGACGGCAAGGACCCCTATGCCGCCACCGCAGCCCTCCTCGGCGACCGGGGGCGGTTCGGGATCAGCGACAACGCCTGGGCGATGCACCTGCTGGCCCTGCAGCAGGCCCTGCCCGCCACGTCCTACACCTCCCTCACCGAGTCCCTGCCCATGCTGCGCGCCGTCAAGGACGCCGCCGAGCTGGAGCTGATGGCGGCGGCGGGAGCTGCCGCGGACCGGGTGTTCGAGGAGATCCGCAAGGTTCCCTTCGGCGGGCGCAGGGAGACGGAGGTCGGCGCCGAGCTCGCCGCACTCCTGCGCCGGTTCGGCCACTCCCGGGTCGACTTCACCATCGTCGCCTCGGGGCCCAACGGCGCCGACCCGCACCACGAGGTCGGCGACCGCGTCATCGAGCACGGCGACATGGTCGTCCTCGACTTCGGCGGCCTCAAGGACGGCTACGGCTCCGACACCTCCCGCACCGTGCACGTCGGCGAGCCCACCGACGAGGAACGCCGGGTGCACGACCTGGTGCGCGAGGCGCAGGAGGCCGGATTCCGGGCGGTCCGGCCCGGCGTGGCCTGCCAGGAGGTCGACCGGGCGGCCCGCGCGGTCATCGCCGCCGCCGGCTACGGCGCGTACTTCATCCACCGCACCGGCCACGGCATCGGCGTCACCACCCACGAGCCGCCGTACATGATCGAGGGCGAGGAGCGGCCACTCGTGCCCGGCATGTGCTTCTCCGTGGAGCCCGGCGTGTACCTGCCCGGCAGGTTCGGTGTGCGCATCGAGGACATCGTCACCGTCACCGAGGACGGCGGCCGCCGCCTCAACGACACCACCCGCGAGCTGGTCATAGTGGACTGA
- a CDS encoding LysR family transcriptional regulator, whose amino-acid sequence MDPHHLRTYVTVSRLASFSGAARELGYTQSAVSQHIAALEQDLGSPLLTRRPVAPTPAGERLLEHAGPLLLRLDAARADVVRLASAPSTGLTLAASPTALGPAALAALPPAAVTLRVLGRDHVVAAVADGTADLGFVDGLAAPSDPLRLPDVAPLTTRGVGEEPVSVLLPVAHPLARRKSLRLGDLVDARWLDAPDAALPLSQLRAAAGGGHGFCAALRYDGCDLRLLTALAAAGHGLTLLPRSAATGVPGTVAVPVVEPRVVHRVEIVHAAAPAGGAARALLESLATRA is encoded by the coding sequence ATGGACCCGCACCACCTGCGCACCTACGTCACCGTCTCCCGGCTCGCCTCCTTCTCCGGGGCCGCCCGGGAACTCGGGTACACCCAGTCCGCCGTCTCCCAGCACATCGCGGCCCTCGAACAGGACCTCGGATCGCCGCTGCTCACCCGCCGCCCGGTCGCCCCCACACCGGCCGGCGAACGTCTCCTCGAACACGCGGGGCCGCTGCTGCTGCGTCTGGACGCCGCCCGCGCGGACGTCGTCCGGCTGGCTTCCGCGCCCTCCACCGGGCTGACGCTGGCCGCCTCGCCGACCGCACTCGGCCCCGCCGCCCTCGCGGCGCTTCCGCCCGCCGCAGTGACGCTGCGCGTGCTCGGCCGTGACCACGTCGTCGCCGCCGTCGCCGACGGCACCGCCGACCTGGGGTTCGTCGACGGCCTGGCCGCGCCCAGCGACCCGCTGCGGCTGCCCGACGTGGCGCCGCTGACCACACGCGGTGTCGGCGAGGAGCCCGTCAGCGTCCTGCTGCCCGTCGCTCATCCGCTCGCCCGCCGCAAGAGTCTGCGTCTCGGCGACCTCGTCGACGCGCGCTGGCTTGACGCGCCCGACGCCGCGCTGCCGCTGTCCCAGCTGCGCGCCGCCGCCGGGGGCGGCCACGGCTTTTGCGCCGCACTGCGCTACGACGGCTGCGACCTCAGGCTGCTGACCGCGCTCGCCGCCGCCGGGCACGGCCTGACCCTGCTGCCCCGCTCGGCCGCCACGGGGGTCCCGGGGACGGTCGCCGTGCCCGTCGTCGAGCCGCGGGTCGTCCACCGGGTCGAGATCGTGCACGCCGCGGCTCCGGCGGGCGGCGCGGCCCGCGCTCTGCTGGAGTCGTTGGCGACGCGCGCGTGA
- a CDS encoding aminoglycoside phosphotransferase family protein yields the protein MTQAPTPTADTVRRLVRALLEENGASGPGPQVRPVTEGGAPTTWWVGARHVLRLAPDRETTVRRRRELRLRDLVRQHLPIAVPAGVAHGEWSPGLAYTLDTRLPGGTAEEHDVSAVGEADLAGLLGGLREVPARQAEALGVPRAAPRSLEALRRMAVAAAERLGRADEFDPARLHQLTPAGAAQLAAQAAPAVLVHHALRGEHLVVSADGRVRGVLDWTEAVLGDPAEDIAGLALAVGAGAAVRAATLAGYGARPCLRGLWLARCDTVVHLARRVESRRAGPRDADALALPRTRLRRAWEAILLERVTEFREDGDGGDATEGDGDG from the coding sequence ATGACCCAGGCACCGACACCCACCGCGGACACCGTCCGCCGACTGGTCCGTGCGCTCCTCGAGGAGAACGGGGCGAGCGGCCCCGGCCCGCAGGTGCGGCCCGTCACCGAGGGCGGCGCGCCCACCACCTGGTGGGTCGGCGCCCGCCATGTGCTGCGGCTCGCCCCCGACCGCGAGACGACCGTGCGCCGCCGTCGTGAACTGCGGCTGCGCGACCTCGTCCGGCAGCACCTCCCGATCGCCGTGCCGGCCGGTGTCGCGCACGGCGAGTGGTCCCCGGGGCTGGCCTACACCCTCGACACCAGGCTGCCCGGCGGCACGGCCGAGGAGCACGACGTGTCGGCCGTCGGCGAGGCCGACCTCGCCGGACTGCTCGGCGGGCTGCGCGAGGTGCCGGCCCGGCAGGCTGAAGCGCTCGGCGTGCCGCGGGCCGCCCCACGCTCCCTGGAGGCGCTGCGCCGGATGGCCGTGGCCGCCGCCGAACGCCTCGGCCGCGCCGACGAGTTCGACCCCGCCCGGCTGCACCAGCTGACCCCGGCGGGCGCGGCCCAGCTCGCCGCCCAGGCGGCCCCCGCGGTCCTCGTCCACCACGCGCTGCGCGGCGAGCACCTCGTGGTGAGCGCCGACGGCCGGGTGCGCGGCGTCCTCGACTGGACCGAAGCGGTCCTCGGGGATCCCGCCGAGGACATCGCGGGCCTCGCCCTCGCCGTCGGCGCGGGGGCCGCCGTACGGGCCGCCACCCTGGCCGGCTACGGCGCCCGCCCCTGCCTTCGCGGCCTGTGGCTCGCCCGCTGCGACACCGTCGTCCACCTCGCCCGCCGCGTCGAGAGCCGCAGGGCCGGCCCGCGGGACGCCGACGCACTCGCCCTGCCGCGGACCCGGTTGCGGCGCGCCTGGGAGGCGATCCTGCTGGAGCGGGTCACGGAGTTCCGTGAGGACGGGGACGGCGGGGACGCGACCGAGGGGGACGGGGACGGATAG
- the cyc2 gene encoding germacradienol/geosmin synthase Cyc2, giving the protein MTQPFELPHFYMPYPARLNPNVADARAHSTRWARDMGMLEGSGIWEQADLEAHDYGLLCAYTHPDCDGTALSLITDWYVWVFFFDDHFLDMFKRTPDRAAGKAHLDRLPLFMPLDLSTPVPVPRNPVEAGLKDLWARTVPAMSQDWRRRFAVATEHLLNESMWELSNIDEGRIANPVEYIEMRRKVGGAPWSAGLVEYATAEVPAVVAGTRPLRVLMETFSDAVHLRNDLFSYQREVEDEGENSNGVLVLETFFGCTTQEAADTVNDILTSRLHQFEHTAFTEVPALALDKGLGPDEVAAVAAYTKGLQDWQSGGHEWHMRSSRYMNEGASSPAPWQKPAGPGTSAADVAALLAGAAAERLRAHTHMPFRKVGPSRLPDFHMPFTVGISPHLESCRPRLLAWTHRMGMLAEGVWDEDRLASCDLALCSAGLDPDATAQALDLSAQWLAWGTYGDDYYPLVFGNRRDLAAARLTTARLSACMPVEGEPVPVVPVDAMERGLIDLWTRTTHDMTPDQRRTLRDAVDAMTESWVWELSNQLHNRVPDPVDYLEMRRATFGSELTLSLCRTGRGPAVPPEVYRSGVVRALENAAMDYACLTNDVFSYQKEIEYEGEVHNAILVVQNFFGCDYPTALGVVHDLMTRRMQQFEHIVAHELPVLCDDFDLPPEARSAMGDYVGDLQNWLAGILNWHREVDRYKAGYLARRTHGFLPGLAPPSPLPQFSLS; this is encoded by the coding sequence ATGACGCAACCGTTCGAACTCCCGCACTTCTACATGCCGTACCCCGCGCGGCTGAACCCGAACGTCGCCGACGCGCGGGCGCACTCCACGCGGTGGGCGCGGGACATGGGCATGCTGGAGGGATCCGGGATCTGGGAACAGGCCGATCTGGAGGCGCACGACTACGGCCTGCTCTGCGCCTACACCCACCCCGACTGCGACGGGACCGCGCTGTCGCTGATCACCGACTGGTACGTGTGGGTGTTCTTCTTCGACGACCACTTCCTCGACATGTTCAAGCGCACCCCCGACCGCGCCGCGGGCAAGGCCCATCTGGACCGGCTCCCGCTGTTCATGCCGCTGGACCTGTCGACGCCGGTTCCCGTGCCGCGCAACCCGGTGGAGGCCGGGCTGAAGGACCTGTGGGCGCGCACGGTGCCTGCCATGTCGCAGGACTGGCGCAGGCGTTTCGCCGTGGCGACGGAGCACCTGCTCAACGAGTCGATGTGGGAGCTGTCCAACATCGACGAGGGGCGCATCGCCAACCCCGTCGAGTACATCGAGATGCGCCGCAAGGTGGGCGGCGCGCCCTGGTCGGCGGGGCTGGTGGAGTACGCCACCGCCGAGGTTCCCGCCGTCGTCGCGGGAACCAGGCCGCTCAGGGTGCTGATGGAGACCTTCTCGGACGCCGTGCACCTGCGCAACGACCTGTTCTCCTACCAGCGCGAGGTCGAGGACGAGGGCGAGAACAGCAACGGCGTGCTCGTCCTGGAGACGTTCTTCGGCTGCACCACCCAGGAGGCCGCCGACACCGTCAACGACATCCTCACCTCCCGGCTCCACCAGTTCGAGCACACCGCGTTCACCGAGGTCCCCGCGCTCGCCCTGGACAAGGGACTCGGGCCGGACGAGGTGGCCGCCGTCGCCGCCTACACCAAGGGCCTGCAGGACTGGCAGTCCGGCGGCCACGAATGGCACATGCGCTCCAGCCGCTACATGAACGAGGGAGCATCGTCCCCCGCTCCCTGGCAGAAGCCGGCCGGCCCCGGCACGTCGGCCGCCGACGTCGCAGCGCTGCTGGCCGGCGCGGCCGCCGAGCGCCTGCGCGCCCACACGCACATGCCGTTCCGGAAGGTCGGCCCCTCGCGGCTGCCCGACTTCCACATGCCGTTCACGGTCGGGATCAGCCCGCACCTGGAGTCCTGCCGGCCGAGGCTGCTGGCGTGGACGCACCGGATGGGCATGCTGGCGGAGGGCGTCTGGGACGAGGACAGGCTCGCCTCCTGCGACCTCGCCCTGTGCTCGGCCGGCCTCGACCCGGACGCCACCGCGCAGGCGCTCGACCTCAGCGCCCAGTGGCTGGCCTGGGGCACCTACGGCGACGACTACTACCCGCTCGTCTTCGGCAACCGCCGTGATCTCGCGGCCGCCCGCCTCACCACGGCCCGCCTGTCGGCCTGCATGCCCGTCGAGGGCGAGCCCGTCCCGGTCGTCCCCGTCGACGCGATGGAACGCGGCCTGATCGACCTCTGGACGCGCACCACCCACGACATGACCCCCGACCAGCGGCGCACCCTGCGCGACGCGGTCGACGCCATGACCGAGAGCTGGGTGTGGGAGCTGTCCAACCAGCTCCACAACCGCGTTCCCGACCCGGTCGACTACCTGGAGATGCGCCGCGCCACCTTCGGCTCCGAGCTCACCCTGAGCCTGTGCCGCACGGGCCGCGGCCCCGCCGTCCCGCCGGAGGTCTACCGCAGCGGGGTCGTGCGCGCGCTGGAGAACGCGGCGATGGACTACGCATGCCTCACCAACGACGTCTTCTCGTACCAGAAGGAGATCGAGTACGAGGGCGAGGTGCACAACGCGATCCTCGTCGTGCAGAACTTCTTCGGCTGCGACTACCCGACCGCGCTCGGCGTCGTCCACGACCTCATGACCCGGCGCATGCAGCAGTTCGAGCACATCGTCGCGCACGAACTGCCCGTCCTCTGCGACGACTTCGACCTCCCGCCCGAAGCCCGTTCGGCGATGGGGGACTACGTGGGCGACCTGCAGAACTGGCTGGCGGGCATCCTGAACTGGCACCGCGAGGTCGACCGGTACAAGGCCGGATACCTGGCCCGCCGCACCCACGGCTTCCTGCCCGGCCTCGCACCGCCCTCGCCGCTCCCGCAGTTCTCGCTCTCCTGA
- a CDS encoding PDZ domain-containing protein, with amino-acid sequence MEQTALRPKPLPGHDPDAAALPSGGEGHRPPAARRRGRRLTTLVAGLFAGTVLVLSGVGLGTVGAAVTGMSRPAEPQRQEEPGGGAGPEGRAGPAGQADRPQASGRTGDRTGEGRTASRSGPDGAPAPGSGAAARSGTPAGTGASSRSAGASLGIEAVDAGRTGAEIVAVHVPGPGFRAGLVRGDVLLTFGGAEIDSATDLARAVDRAHPGAEVEVAVRHRGGYRKVTVVPGIVT; translated from the coding sequence ATGGAACAGACAGCGTTGCGACCCAAACCCCTGCCGGGCCATGACCCCGACGCCGCCGCTCTGCCGAGCGGCGGCGAGGGCCACCGTCCGCCCGCCGCCAGGCGTCGCGGACGACGCCTGACGACCCTGGTGGCCGGTCTGTTCGCGGGCACGGTACTCGTCCTGTCCGGCGTAGGCCTGGGCACGGTGGGGGCGGCCGTGACCGGCATGAGCAGGCCGGCCGAGCCGCAGCGGCAGGAGGAGCCGGGGGGAGGCGCCGGGCCGGAGGGACGGGCCGGGCCGGCGGGGCAGGCGGATCGGCCGCAGGCGTCGGGCCGTACGGGGGACCGCACGGGGGAGGGGAGGACGGCGTCGCGGTCCGGGCCGGACGGCGCGCCCGCGCCGGGGTCCGGCGCCGCAGCGCGCTCCGGCACGCCCGCCGGGACGGGTGCGTCGTCGCGCTCGGCGGGGGCGAGCCTGGGGATCGAGGCGGTGGACGCCGGCCGGACGGGCGCCGAGATCGTCGCCGTGCACGTCCCCGGTCCCGGTTTCAGGGCGGGTCTGGTCCGCGGCGACGTCCTGCTGACGTTCGGCGGCGCCGAGATCGACTCGGCGACCGACCTCGCCCGGGCGGTCGACCGGGCGCACCCCGGAGCGGAGGTGGAGGTGGCGGTCCGCCATCGCGGCGGGTACCGGAAGGTGACGGTCGTCCCCGGCATCGTCACCTGA
- the treZ gene encoding malto-oligosyltrehalose trehalohydrolase — translation MQFEVWAPQAGRVTLRCGGATRALGRDPERAGWWTGEAQAEDGTRYGFAVDDGPVRPDPRSRRQPDGPDGLSAVVDQSLHEWRTQWSGRPLPGAVLYELHVGTYTPEGTLDAAAGRLGHLAGLGITHVELMPLCPFPGRHGWGYDGVSPWAVHEPYGGPAGLKRFVDRAHALGLGVVLDVVHNHLGPSGNHLPSFGPYFTETHHTPWGAAVNLDAPGSDEVRAYLLGSALAWLRDYRLDGLRLDAVHALADTRAYPFLEELSAAVDALAAETGRPLFLIAESDLNDPRLITPRRQGGLGLHAQWNDDFHHALHTALTGESQGYYADFARDPFAALAKTLTGGYFHDGVHSAFRGRRHGRPLDRARVPAHRLLGYGQTHDQVGNRAQGDRLSASLSPGLLACAAALTLTAPFTPMLFMGEEWAAGTPWQYFTDHTDPELAEAVRRGRRREFTAHGWAEEDVPDPQDPATRERSCLDWSEPRREPHARVLAWYRELIALRHAQPDLTDPDLADIKVAHDVGGRWLAFRRGDVRVAVNLGEEPAAIPLGPRPARVLAAWEPVDVPGPDGLLHLPGESCVVLEQE, via the coding sequence GTGCAGTTCGAGGTGTGGGCACCGCAGGCCGGACGCGTGACGCTGCGATGCGGCGGCGCCACGCGCGCGTTGGGACGCGATCCGGAGCGTGCGGGATGGTGGACGGGCGAGGCGCAGGCCGAGGACGGCACCCGGTACGGCTTCGCGGTGGACGACGGCCCCGTCCGGCCCGATCCCCGCTCGCGCCGTCAGCCGGACGGGCCGGACGGTTTGAGCGCCGTCGTCGACCAGAGCCTGCACGAGTGGCGCACGCAGTGGTCCGGACGTCCGCTGCCCGGCGCCGTGCTGTACGAGCTGCACGTGGGCACCTACACGCCCGAGGGGACGCTGGACGCGGCGGCCGGGCGGCTCGGCCATCTCGCCGGACTCGGCATCACCCATGTGGAGTTGATGCCCCTGTGCCCGTTCCCGGGCCGGCACGGCTGGGGGTACGACGGGGTGTCCCCGTGGGCGGTGCACGAGCCGTACGGCGGCCCCGCGGGGCTGAAGCGGTTCGTCGACCGGGCCCATGCGCTCGGTCTGGGCGTGGTCCTGGACGTGGTGCACAACCATCTGGGCCCGTCCGGCAATCACCTGCCCTCCTTCGGCCCGTACTTCACCGAGACGCACCACACGCCGTGGGGCGCGGCCGTGAACCTGGACGCCCCCGGTTCCGACGAGGTGCGCGCCTACCTGCTGGGCAGCGCGCTGGCCTGGCTGCGCGACTACCGGCTCGACGGGCTGCGTCTGGACGCGGTGCACGCGCTGGCCGACACGCGCGCGTACCCCTTCCTGGAGGAACTGTCGGCGGCGGTGGACGCCCTCGCCGCCGAGACGGGCCGGCCGCTGTTCCTGATCGCCGAGTCCGACCTGAACGACCCGCGGCTCATCACCCCCCGCCGGCAGGGCGGCCTCGGCCTGCACGCGCAGTGGAACGACGACTTCCACCACGCCCTGCACACCGCGCTCACCGGCGAGTCGCAGGGCTACTACGCCGACTTCGCACGCGACCCGTTCGCCGCCCTCGCCAAGACGCTGACCGGCGGCTACTTCCACGACGGCGTCCACTCCGCGTTCCGGGGCCGGCGCCACGGCCGCCCGCTGGACCGGGCCCGGGTGCCCGCGCACCGGCTGCTCGGGTACGGCCAGACCCACGACCAGGTCGGCAACCGGGCCCAGGGCGACCGCCTCTCGGCGTCCCTCTCTCCGGGGCTGCTGGCGTGCGCGGCGGCGCTGACGCTGACCGCGCCGTTCACGCCGATGCTGTTCATGGGCGAGGAGTGGGCGGCGGGCACGCCGTGGCAGTACTTCACCGACCACACCGACCCGGAGCTCGCCGAGGCCGTACGGCGGGGCCGGCGGCGGGAGTTCACGGCGCACGGCTGGGCCGAGGAGGACGTGCCCGACCCGCAGGACCCGGCGACCCGCGAGCGCTCCTGCCTGGACTGGTCCGAGCCGCGGCGCGAGCCGCACGCGCGTGTGCTGGCCTGGTACCGCGAGCTGATCGCCCTGCGGCACGCCCAGCCCGACCTCACCGATCCCGACCTGGCCGACATCAAGGTCGCCCACGACGTCGGGGGCCGGTGGCTGGCCTTCCGGCGCGGCGACGTCCGGGTGGCCGTCAACCTCGGCGAGGAGCCGGCCGCCATCCCGCTGGGCCCGCGCCCCGCGCGCGTGCTGGCCGCCTGGGAGCCGGTGGACGTCCCGGGTCCGGACGGCCTGCTGCATCTCCCCGGGGAGTCGTGCGTGGTCCTGGAGCAGGAGTGA